Proteins from a single region of Weeksella virosa DSM 16922:
- the mnmE gene encoding tRNA uridine-5-carboxymethylaminomethyl(34) synthesis GTPase MnmE yields the protein MISNDTICALATANGMGAIAVIRVSGPEAIEKVNTLFRSKFGEKSLLEVDSHTVHLGYFIDEEVLIDEALFTVFRGPNSYTGEDVVEISTHGSMYIQQKVLEVLNKNGIRNANPGEYTFRAFWNGKMDLTQAEAVADLIASDSKASHEIAMKQMRGGFSNQIKDLREQIVNFAALIELELDFSEEDVEFADRTKLYALLDELQEVLKRLSDSFVYGNVIKNGVPVAIVGAPNAGKSTLLNALLNEERAIVSDVEGTTRDTIEEVLYINGIGFRFIDTAGIREAGDKIEQIGIEKTFEKIDKASIVLYLYDSNIMADNQIANQLEALISKGKIVFNIANKIDIESDRDVIPQAIKDEFKEVIHLEISAKEKYNIETLKEKLFDQVQLLNNTDDTIVSNSRHLDALQKTLAQVHKIRQGMQDGIPTDLLAMDLREGLDYLGAITGEIDVDEDILGTIFGKFCIGK from the coding sequence ATGATTTCTAATGATACAATTTGTGCTTTAGCTACAGCAAATGGAATGGGTGCTATCGCGGTGATCCGTGTTTCTGGCCCAGAGGCAATCGAAAAAGTAAACACTTTATTTCGGTCGAAGTTTGGCGAAAAATCTTTGCTCGAAGTAGATTCACATACGGTTCATTTGGGTTATTTTATTGATGAAGAGGTGCTTATAGACGAAGCACTTTTTACAGTTTTCAGAGGTCCGAACTCCTATACTGGAGAAGATGTTGTCGAAATATCTACACACGGATCGATGTATATTCAACAGAAAGTATTGGAGGTTTTGAACAAAAATGGAATCAGAAACGCAAATCCTGGCGAATATACTTTTCGGGCATTTTGGAATGGGAAAATGGATTTGACACAAGCTGAAGCTGTTGCTGATTTGATTGCTTCTGACTCCAAAGCATCGCACGAAATTGCCATGAAACAGATGCGAGGAGGTTTCTCTAACCAGATTAAAGATTTACGCGAACAAATTGTGAATTTTGCAGCATTGATCGAGTTAGAGTTAGATTTTTCTGAGGAAGATGTAGAGTTTGCAGATCGCACAAAACTATATGCTTTGCTGGATGAATTGCAAGAAGTTTTAAAGCGTTTATCCGATTCTTTTGTGTACGGAAATGTCATAAAAAATGGCGTTCCTGTAGCGATTGTTGGCGCACCGAATGCCGGAAAATCGACTTTGCTCAATGCTCTGCTCAATGAAGAAAGAGCGATAGTTTCTGATGTTGAAGGAACAACACGCGATACGATAGAAGAAGTATTGTACATTAATGGAATCGGATTCCGTTTCATAGACACAGCCGGAATTCGAGAAGCTGGCGACAAAATAGAACAAATCGGAATAGAGAAAACTTTCGAAAAAATAGACAAAGCCAGTATTGTATTGTATCTGTATGATTCGAATATCATGGCAGACAATCAGATTGCGAACCAATTAGAAGCATTGATATCGAAAGGTAAAATTGTTTTCAATATTGCTAATAAAATCGACATAGAATCGGACAGAGATGTAATACCACAAGCGATAAAAGATGAGTTTAAGGAAGTTATTCACTTAGAAATTTCGGCAAAAGAAAAGTACAATATAGAAACTTTGAAAGAAAAGTTATTTGATCAAGTTCAGCTCTTGAACAACACCGACGATACGATAGTTTCGAACTCTAGACATCTTGATGCGTTGCAAAAAACTTTGGCACAAGTGCATAAAATACGACAAGGTATGCAAGATGGAATACCCACAGATTTATTGGCGATGGATCTTCGCGAAGGTTTGGACTATCTAGGTGCAATAACTGGAGAAATTGATGTAGATGAAGATATATTGGGGACTATTTTCGGAAAGTTCTGTATCGGGAAGTAG
- a CDS encoding cupin domain-containing protein: protein MAEIKHLNSLHRTDKQLSVSILFEGKEGVTRSLYLKKDGLLPEHTTAIPAVLLCVTGKVTYEDEKGCQVVLEPGNFQNIEPNIKHWVKSFEDSQLLLMK, encoded by the coding sequence ATGGCAGAAATTAAACATTTGAATTCCTTGCATAGAACCGATAAGCAATTAAGTGTGAGCATATTATTTGAAGGAAAAGAAGGCGTAACACGCAGTCTGTATCTGAAAAAAGACGGATTGTTACCAGAGCACACCACCGCTATACCTGCAGTTTTGCTATGTGTAACAGGTAAAGTGACTTATGAAGATGAAAAAGGTTGTCAAGTAGTTTTAGAACCTGGAAATTTTCAGAACATTGAACCAAACATCAAACATTGGGTAAAAAGTTTTGAGGATAGTCAGTTACTGTTGATGAAATAA